The proteins below are encoded in one region of Macaca nemestrina isolate mMacNem1 chromosome 10, mMacNem.hap1, whole genome shotgun sequence:
- the LOC105494726 gene encoding TP53-regulated inhibitor of apoptosis 1, whose protein sequence is MNSVGEACTDMKREYDQCFNRWFAEKFLKGDSSGDPCTDLFKRYQQCVQKAIKEKEIPIEGLEFMGHGKEKSENSS, encoded by the exons ATGAACAGTGTGGGGGAGGCATGCACGGACATGAAGCGCGAATACGACCAGTGCTTCAATCGCTGGTTCGCCGAGAAGTTTCTCAAGGGGGACAGCTCCGGGGACCCGTGCACCGACCTCTTCAAGCGCTACCAGCAGTGTGTTCAG AAAGcaataaaggagaaagagattCCTATTGAAGGATTGGAATTCATGGGCCATGGCAAAGAAAAGTCTGAAAATTCTTCTTGA